The following proteins are co-located in the Campylobacter concisus genome:
- a CDS encoding tyrosine-type recombinase/integrase: MKKEILNLLDEENADFGRLYEFYSGIEKAFINKTDNIKMGFIGNTLDKEQLERDMDYCVKNYDRNKKDKDKWRKRANILKKLNNSIPTKYYLQVVFKDTAMKIQSVMNSVNELDVQNEPKTGVIDLKNYDIPEEVIKYGILTDEKVKGGRFINNQFVPDNIAGYLESETLKKIPKSKKQLLPANNELKPEIDLLETYELYEMHEGDKQMYSDDTLGRYKKDVERLVEYMKNNNIYELKQLRAQNFQKHIKDKTSKGNANNIIGRLRKFFNYAVQEKYVSCNPFEKLSNYKVDKNTTDKRNFTLDELKELFSGKNSGIRKELLDCLRFLLLTGVRTEEFYNLNKDSFYTDCDHPFLKVKTAKQGADKIFYRNIPLHTLLKDLYKYDWIAKIKKIYSNKGTLSKALNAEIDKVIKDNTVSVHRLRGNFANAIDEYLCSRDFIEYQDTLKNLMGHSKRLRKDDIEDQVKYKITKTILGYAPDMTQGTYSQSEYADPKILAIRGLNVFEDIFEYLNIPKNQIGHVKPRKSRKTKNKPIAMIAK; this comes from the coding sequence ATGAAGAAAGAGATTTTAAATTTACTTGACGAAGAAAACGCAGACTTCGGTAGGCTTTATGAGTTTTACTCTGGCATAGAAAAGGCTTTTATAAACAAAACAGACAATATCAAGATGGGCTTTATCGGAAACACCCTAGATAAGGAGCAGCTTGAGAGAGATATGGACTATTGCGTAAAGAATTATGACAGAAATAAAAAAGACAAAGATAAATGGCGAAAAAGAGCGAATATTTTAAAAAAATTAAACAACTCAATACCTACCAAATATTACCTTCAAGTCGTTTTCAAAGATACTGCAATGAAAATTCAAAGCGTCATGAATTCGGTTAACGAACTTGATGTGCAAAATGAGCCAAAAACAGGCGTAATAGATCTTAAAAATTACGATATACCAGAAGAAGTAATAAAGTACGGCATTTTAACGGATGAAAAAGTAAAAGGCGGCAGATTTATCAATAATCAATTTGTACCCGACAATATTGCGGGGTACTTAGAGAGCGAAACACTTAAAAAAATACCAAAAAGTAAAAAACAACTATTGCCTGCAAATAATGAACTTAAGCCAGAGATAGATTTGCTTGAAACATATGAGTTGTATGAGATGCACGAAGGGGATAAACAGATGTATTCTGATGATACGTTGGGGAGATACAAAAAGGACGTTGAAAGATTAGTAGAATATATGAAAAACAACAATATCTATGAATTAAAGCAACTGCGTGCACAAAATTTTCAAAAGCATATAAAAGATAAAACCAGTAAGGGAAATGCAAATAATATAATAGGCAGACTAAGAAAATTTTTTAATTACGCAGTGCAAGAAAAATATGTGAGTTGTAATCCGTTTGAAAAACTTAGCAACTATAAAGTGGATAAAAATACAACGGATAAAAGAAATTTTACTCTCGATGAGTTAAAAGAATTATTTAGCGGTAAAAATAGCGGCATACGAAAAGAGCTATTAGATTGTTTAAGATTTTTATTATTAACGGGTGTCAGGACGGAGGAATTTTATAATTTAAATAAAGATAGTTTTTATACGGATTGCGATCATCCGTTTTTGAAGGTAAAAACCGCGAAGCAAGGTGCCGATAAGATATTTTATAGAAACATACCATTGCATACATTATTAAAAGATCTCTACAAATACGACTGGATTGCAAAAATTAAAAAAATATATTCAAATAAAGGAACTTTGTCCAAAGCTCTCAATGCCGAAATAGATAAGGTAATAAAAGATAATACGGTAAGCGTCCATAGACTTAGGGGAAATTTTGCTAACGCGATTGATGAGTATTTGTGTTCTAGGGATTTTATCGAATATCAAGACACTTTAAAAAATTTAATGGGACATTCGAAAAGGCTAAGGAAAGACGATATCGAAGATCAAGTAAAATATAAAATAACCAAAACTATACTTGGTTATGCACCCGATATGACACAGGGTACATACTCGCAATCCGAGTATGCGGATCCAAAAATATTAGCAATACGAGGGCTTAATGTCTTTGAAGATATTTTTGAATATTTGAATATCCCAAAAAATCAAATCGGACACGTAAAGCCTAGAAAATCTAGAAAAACAAAAAATAAACCCATCGCCATGATTGCAAAATAA
- a CDS encoding site-specific integrase, with amino-acid sequence MLPYSKDEANTIFKIVQNFKETNKSPSKRINANDLYYITMIAAYSGMRINEIVQLRARDIVQHNNVLCFSINRDDGKSTKNINSIRLVPVHSKLIELGLMEFVKQRASTNKSIFKVSNKDFSEIFRSQIQRKLISSDKQKTFYSFRHYFIDTLVQQEVEPNIIAQIVGHEKQYKILLGTYAANINASVLKAKVEMVSY; translated from the coding sequence GTGCTACCTTACAGCAAGGATGAAGCCAACACTATCTTTAAAATAGTCCAAAATTTTAAAGAGACAAACAAGTCACCAAGCAAGCGGATAAACGCAAATGATCTATACTATATAACCATGATAGCAGCATATAGTGGCATGAGGATAAATGAGATAGTTCAGCTAAGAGCACGTGACATCGTGCAGCACAATAACGTGCTTTGCTTTAGTATAAATAGAGATGATGGCAAGAGTACTAAAAATATAAATTCCATAAGGCTCGTGCCTGTTCATAGTAAGTTAATAGAGCTTGGACTAATGGAGTTTGTAAAACAAAGAGCTAGTACAAACAAAAGCATCTTTAAAGTAAGCAACAAAGACTTTTCAGAAATTTTTAGATCTCAAATACAACGAAAACTAATAAGTAGCGACAAGCAAAAGACTTTTTACTCGTTTAGACACTATTTTATAGATACGCTTGTCCAACAAGAAGTAGAGCCAAATATCATAGCTCAAATAGTAGGGCATGAGAAGCAGTATAAAATTTTATTAGGAACCTATGCTGCAAATATAAATGCTAGTGTGTTAAAAGCAAAAGTTGAAATGGTAAGTTACTAA
- a CDS encoding retention module-containing protein — MANEAGVVKSVTGGSVRAINDATGEVRHLSVGDIVYQNEKIVTDSADSKVTITQTDGKDITLIGKDTITLDQDSNNNETVADISALQQAILKGTDLNALEETAAGGPQAGNASGDGVSLGAASFAEGGHISNISANYNNLSELGRDEINNVSGISGGAATINAEEFNTKLPTTEVTITGGKARESLETSHLIYPMHPGEKVRESSIDSYLEFNMDFSNAIQNARLNLNFSGAKHRIDYEHSAQYSLDGGTTWQNVVDGQIEVGNTPVQNIKVKTKVIDDYGQNAGNQNEGTLVEDLGAAIDPAIKNYGDYKQDVSLSVTSSDLDIRQNSTSGQVIDNDNNVTIEGNLIGNDSSYSGSKNLDTGYGDDTININNANLKNTFIEGNKGDDIVNINNSTVDHSWIHPSSLAIYEDGKDQINIKDSTITNSYMETGYYGDDSLSVKSSTIKKTQINISDQGMITATVDKDSTLEDVSIRTGGGGTVDLSGKNLKNVDVHVTNNDLYNNNGNHEYKSVINIHNNVDGGYFMTGHGTDHINIDENVTITDAPIQMNSGDDKLEFKNGVTYKNGKIYLGLTDSRDISGRYISDDDELHVYANATMENTKVISGDGVDEITLYKGSHTKDNTFETGSGNDTINLNESTSGNIMRMGTGEDHVNITNGITVKDTEIYGDLYDEGGNGWQDVTGSKDTINVGENATLENVKIYGDALYDQYKTDPSYFSQEERKAISGDDEINIADNVTLKDVEIYGDSDYEKGDFSHVTMTGGNDTITIGNNAKLDNVKINGEVGDDVISIGKNAHIQNTFEINGGTGFDTLKVADNSIDFSQVSNIEKLDTTNGEKTQLTLSADDIQNILRDSDKDKLKLDGDSNDEITLTGGNWIKGASNDGYTSYSDGTTTIEIKDEVQNVIC, encoded by the coding sequence ATGGCTAACGAAGCTGGAGTAGTTAAAAGTGTAACTGGGGGAAGCGTAAGAGCTATTAATGATGCAACTGGTGAAGTAAGACATCTTAGCGTTGGAGACATCGTCTACCAAAACGAAAAGATAGTCACAGATAGTGCTGACTCTAAAGTAACAATAACTCAAACTGATGGTAAAGATATAACCCTAATAGGTAAAGATACTATAACTCTAGATCAAGACTCTAACAATAACGAAACAGTAGCTGATATCTCAGCTTTACAACAAGCCATCTTAAAAGGAACAGATCTTAATGCTCTAGAAGAGACTGCAGCGGGCGGTCCACAAGCAGGTAATGCTAGTGGCGATGGTGTAAGCCTTGGTGCTGCTAGCTTTGCAGAAGGAGGCCACATTAGTAATATCTCTGCAAATTATAATAATTTAAGTGAATTAGGTAGAGATGAGATTAATAATGTAAGTGGTATTAGTGGTGGTGCAGCTACTATTAACGCAGAAGAGTTCAACACTAAACTTCCTACTACCGAAGTAACTATAACAGGTGGTAAGGCTAGAGAAAGTCTAGAAACTAGTCATTTGATATATCCAATGCATCCAGGCGAAAAGGTTAGAGAAAGCTCAATAGATAGCTATCTAGAATTTAATATGGATTTCAGTAATGCTATTCAAAATGCAAGATTAAATTTAAATTTCTCAGGTGCGAAACATAGGATTGACTATGAGCACTCAGCTCAATATTCACTTGATGGTGGAACTACTTGGCAAAATGTCGTAGATGGTCAAATAGAAGTTGGCAATACTCCAGTGCAAAACATAAAGGTCAAAACTAAAGTTATTGATGACTATGGACAAAACGCAGGTAATCAAAATGAAGGTACACTCGTAGAAGATCTTGGTGCAGCGATTGATCCAGCTATCAAAAACTATGGTGATTACAAACAAGATGTATCACTAAGTGTAACTTCAAGTGACTTAGACATAAGACAAAATTCAACATCAGGACAAGTGATAGATAATGACAATAACGTTACTATTGAGGGTAATCTGATTGGTAATGATTCTTCTTATAGTGGTTCAAAAAATTTAGACACTGGATATGGAGATGATACTATAAATATTAATAATGCAAATCTTAAAAATACATTTATAGAAGGCAATAAAGGTGATGATATAGTTAATATCAACAATTCAACTGTTGATCATAGCTGGATACATCCAAGTAGTCTTGCTATATATGAAGATGGCAAAGATCAGATAAATATAAAAGATAGCACAATAACAAATAGTTATATGGAGACTGGATATTATGGTGACGATTCTCTTAGCGTCAAGTCAAGCACAATCAAAAAGACTCAAATCAATATAAGCGATCAAGGAATGATCACTGCAACCGTAGATAAAGATTCCACATTAGAAGATGTAAGCATACGAACAGGTGGTGGTGGCACTGTTGATCTATCAGGAAAAAATTTAAAGAATGTTGATGTCCATGTTACAAATAATGACTTATACAATAACAATGGTAATCATGAGTATAAATCAGTTATTAATATACATAATAATGTAGATGGTGGATACTTTATGACAGGTCATGGAACGGATCATATAAATATCGATGAAAATGTAACTATAACAGATGCACCTATTCAAATGAATTCAGGTGATGATAAACTAGAATTTAAAAATGGTGTCACCTATAAGAATGGAAAGATATATCTAGGCTTAACAGATTCAAGAGATATCTCAGGTAGATATATATCAGATGATGATGAATTACATGTGTATGCAAATGCAACAATGGAAAATACAAAAGTAATATCAGGAGATGGAGTTGATGAGATAACTCTCTATAAAGGCTCTCATACAAAGGATAATACTTTCGAAACTGGTAGTGGTAACGATACTATAAATTTAAATGAAAGTACATCTGGTAATATAATGAGAATGGGAACAGGTGAAGACCATGTAAATATCACCAATGGCATAACGGTAAAAGATACTGAGATATATGGTGATCTATATGACGAAGGTGGTAATGGCTGGCAAGATGTAACTGGTAGCAAAGACACTATAAATGTTGGTGAAAATGCAACGCTAGAAAATGTAAAAATTTATGGAGATGCACTTTATGATCAGTATAAAACAGATCCTAGTTATTTTAGCCAAGAGGAGCGTAAAGCTATAAGTGGAGATGATGAGATCAATATAGCTGACAATGTAACACTGAAAGATGTAGAAATTTACGGAGACTCTGACTATGAGAAAGGCGACTTTTCTCACGTTACTATGACAGGTGGAAATGATACGATAACTATCGGCAACAATGCAAAATTAGATAACGTCAAAATTAATGGTGAAGTTGGAGATGATGTTATCTCTATCGGTAAAAATGCTCATATTCAAAATACATTTGAGATTAATGGCGGAACTGGCTTTGATACATTGAAAGTTGCTGATAATAGTATAGACTTCAGCCAAGTTAGTAATATCGAAAAACTAGATACAACCAATGGTGAAAAAACACAGCTAACTCTTAGTGCTGATGATATTCAAAATATCTTACGTGATAGTGACAAAGATAAGTTAAAACTAGATGGCGATAGCAATGATGAAATTACGCTAACTGGCGGAAACTGGATAAAAGGTGCTAGCAATGATGGCTATACATCTTATAGCGATGGCACAACCACAATCGAGATTAAAGACGAAGTTCAAAACGTAATCTGTTAA
- a CDS encoding DUF3644 domain-containing protein encodes MIQLQEKLVNKSIEAFLLALEIYNKPTIKYRAEGFSFFMCNAWELMLKAELLRRNESIYYKNSADRTISLNNTISKIYTDKHSLIRVNLGFIIKLRDTNTHFVTEDYEATYIKLFQACVINFMNEIKKFHDIDITKYISNNFLILSINYDTLSNEEIKAKYTPQIAQKLIDLNNEIDIAAATTKNEKFAINLKQNLYITKKKDEADFCVKIDSAANSKVAKIKELKDPSDTHKHTYNSVVDTVCLRLKQQNISIAYKKGFNKHILSLIIKKYNIKDDKSYSYAHTIGNQQRHTYSEAFIDFIVNLIVQEPNLDIEDLK; translated from the coding sequence TTGATACAATTACAGGAAAAGCTTGTTAATAAGAGTATAGAAGCATTTTTGCTTGCACTTGAAATTTACAATAAGCCAACTATAAAATATAGAGCAGAAGGTTTTAGTTTTTTTATGTGCAACGCATGGGAGCTTATGCTAAAAGCGGAGCTATTGCGTAGAAACGAGAGTATATATTATAAAAATAGCGCAGATAGGACAATTAGTTTAAACAACACTATATCAAAAATTTATACCGACAAACACTCTTTAATAAGAGTAAATTTAGGCTTTATAATCAAGCTAAGAGATACAAATACACACTTTGTTACAGAGGACTATGAGGCTACGTATATAAAACTTTTTCAAGCTTGTGTTATAAATTTTATGAACGAAATCAAGAAATTTCATGATATTGATATAACAAAATATATATCTAATAATTTTTTGATATTATCTATTAATTACGATACGCTTAGCAATGAAGAAATAAAAGCAAAATATACGCCGCAAATAGCTCAAAAGCTAATAGATTTAAATAATGAGATAGATATAGCTGCGGCGACTACTAAAAATGAAAAATTTGCTATAAATCTGAAACAAAATTTATATATTACAAAAAAGAAAGACGAAGCCGATTTTTGTGTAAAAATAGATAGCGCCGCAAATAGTAAAGTCGCTAAAATAAAAGAGTTAAAAGACCCATCCGATACGCATAAACATACTTATAATAGCGTTGTAGATACGGTTTGCCTTAGGCTTAAGCAGCAAAATATATCTATAGCCTATAAAAAAGGTTTTAACAAACATATATTAAGTTTGATAATTAAAAAATACAATATAAAAGACGACAAATCATATTCCTATGCACATACGATAGGTAACCAGCAGCGACATACTTATTCTGAAGCATTTATTGATTTTATTGTAAATTTGATAGTTCAAGAGCCAAACTTAGATATAGAAGATTTAAAATAA